A window of Zingiber officinale cultivar Zhangliang chromosome 5A, Zo_v1.1, whole genome shotgun sequence contains these coding sequences:
- the LOC121981639 gene encoding fasciclin-like arabinogalactan protein 6, which yields MISSILLPAFVILSISTLLGRATSAIAASAAAPAPSTTVATTPSSSGGGGLNLTSILEKGDHYTTFLRLLRDTRVGEQIESQLNNSYNGLTVFAPTDAAFAGLKQGTLNRLATQEQVALVLYHVLPRFYTLSSFETTSNPVNTQASGHGGVYTINVTSTDSGDRVNISTGVNKTPVRDHLYLTFPLALYSVDEVLLPYQLFGPKAPAPTPGKRPGKSSPLEAKGPAAEADSAPDSAGSSTVVRLEWVLAAAVLVIGNLILW from the coding sequence ATGATCTCCTCAATTCTCCTCCCCGCATTTGTTATCCTTTCCATCTCCACCCTCCTAGGCCGAGCAACCTCCGCCATTGCCGCCTCCGCCGCAGCACCGGCTCCCAGTACTACTGTCGCCACCACCCCGTCCTCGTCGGGCGGCGGTGGCCTCAACCTCACCTCCATTCTCGAGAAGGGAGATCACTACACGACCTTCCTCCGCCTCCTCCGAGATACTCGCGTAGGTGAGCAGATCGAGAGCCAGCTCAACAACTCCTACAACGGCCTTACCGTCTTCGCCCCCACCGACGCTGCCTTCGCCGGGCTGAAGCAGGGCACCCTCAACAGGCTCGCTACGCAGGAGCAGGTTGCCCTCGTGCTCTACCACGTCCTCCCCCGCTTCTACACCCTCTCCTCCTTCGAGACCACCAGCAACCCCGTCAACACGCAGGCCTCCGGCCACGGCGGCGTTTATACCATCAACGTCACCAGCACCGACAGCGGAGATAGAGTCAACATCTCGACCGGGGTCAATAAGACGCCGGTCAGGGACCACCTCTACTTGACGTTTCCGTTGGCATTGTACTCGGTGGACGAGGTGCTGCTGCCGTACCAGCTCTTCGGGCCGAAAGCGCCTGCGCCGACGCCGGGGAAGAGGCCAGGAAAGAGTTCTCCGTTGGAGGCCAAAGGACCGGCGGCGGAAGCCGATTCCGCTCCTGATTCTGCAGGTAGTTCGACGGTGGTGAGATTGGAATGGGTTTTGGCTGCGGCGGTGCTAGTAATTGGGAATTTGATTCTCTGGTGA
- the LOC121981637 gene encoding 60S ribosomal protein L18a-like protein: MAGCSSENVPAGHPPSTPYGTFIPHSSPLPTAPPLPSPQKAPLPTAPLLHYPPKAPLQYQSTPQPAGGYHAIPVGCQFQPFPNVVDGIPMNARVPPLPFCGIGVGWVLFVVGFLFASIPWYVGAFILLFVAQDHREKPGLIACSIAAGLTILSLLLNAFNFHVFW, encoded by the exons ATGGCGGGGTGCAGCAGCGAGAACGTCCCCGCCGGCCATCCTCCTTCCACTCCCTATGGCACCTTCATACCTCATTCATCGCCGCTGCCGACAGCTCCTCCTCTTCCTAGCCCTCAGAAGGCGCCGCTGCCGACGGCTCCTCTTCTTCACTACCCCCCGAAAGCACCGCTGCAGTACCAATCGACTCCTCAACCAGCCGGAGGCTACCACGCTATTCCAG TTGGGTGCCAATTTCAGCCGTTCCCTAACGTAGTAGATGGGATCCCCATGAACGCGAGGgtgcctcccctccccttctgcGGCATTGGCGTCGGCTGGGTCTT GTTTGTAGTAGGATTTCTGTTTGCTTCAATTCCATGGTATGTTGGAGCGTTCATCTTGCTATTTGTTGCTCAAGACCATAGGGAGAAACCGGGATTAATTGCATGTTCAATTGCT GCTGGCCTGACTATTCTATCTCTGCTTCTGAATGCCTTCAACTTTCATGTGTTCTGGTAA
- the LOC121981635 gene encoding WRKY transcription factor 6-like, with product MDTSGGGPAVLTLDTSAPLFLASSLAVAAGRGRGVLNRKPPSTSLTSGSEMDFFANEKKTTTATTASVDHPLKVKKEDLTIQTDLHLGNTGSSDASMVDDGMSKEDRNELVAIQAELARMNEENEKLRGILSQVSNDYKALQLHLATLMQQRSNNYSPRKEAMKEKTINDGGGELVPRQFMDLAPVNSRSSSSTASPDRSFSPPEVGSVGLDPSKASSYGDQQAQEATLRKTRVSVRARSEAPMITDGCQWRKYGQKMAKGNPCPRAYYRCTMAAGCPVRKQVQRCADDRSVLITTYEGTHNHPLPPAAMAMASTTSSAVSMLLSGSTSSADGMMLARNLLPCSSNMATISASAPFPTVTLDLTQPPSANPLLQYQLRPPAVAFPSVAPATFASVFGGQMQCYNNQSTFSGLQVSPETVTAATAAITKDPNFTAALTAAVRSIISGNNQAAGDGGDDVNAGQK from the exons ATGGACACAAGCGGCGGAGGCCCGGCAGTGCTCACCTTGGACACCTCGGCTCCGCTTTTCCTCGCCTCTTCTTTAGCCGTCGCCGCCGGCCGCGGCCGTGGAGTTCTCAACCGCAAACCGCCTTCGACGTCGCTGACCTCCGGAAGCGAGATGGATTTCTTCGCAAACGAGAAGAAGACGACGACGGCCACTACGGCAAGTGTGGATCATCCACTCAAGGTCAAGAAGGAAGACCTGACCATTCAG ACTGATTTGCACCTTGGCAACACGGGATCTAGTGATGCTTCAATGGTCGATGATGGCATGTCTAAAGAAGATCGTAACGAG CTGGTGGCCATCCAAGCGGAGCTTGCACGAATGAACGAAGAGAACGAGAAGCTGAGAGGAATTCTGAGCCAAGTGAGCAACGATTACAAAGCCCTTCAGCTGCATCTCGCCACACTCATGCAACAACGAAGCAATAACTATTCGCCACGGAAAGAG GCTATGAAAGAAAAGACGATTAATGATGGTGGAGGAGAGCTCGTCCCCAGGCAATTCATGGATCTGGCTCCGGTTAATTCTCGGTCGAGCTCATCGACGGCGAGCCCTGATCGGTCCTTCTCGCCGCCGGAAGTAGGATCGGTGGGTTTGGATCCCAGCAAAGCCTCGTCGTACGGTGATCAGCAGGCACAAGAAGCCACATTGAGGAAGACTCGTGTTTCTGTCCGAGCTCGGTCCGAAGCTCCCATG ATCACTGATGGATGTCAATGGAGGAAGTATGGGCAGAAGATGGCGAAGGGAAACCCATGCCCTCGAGCTTACTACAGGTGCACCATGGCCGCCGGTTGTCCTGTTCGCAAACAA GTGCAAAGGTGCGCGGATGATCGTTCCGTGTTGATAACAACCTACGAAGGCACTCACAACCATCCCCTGCCGCCGGCGGCGATGGCCATGGCGTCGACCACCTCCTCGGCCGTCTCCATGCTCCTCTCCGGCTCGACGTCCAGCGCCGACGGAATGATGCTCGCCAGAAatctccttccctgttcgtcgaacaTGGCCACCATATCGGCCTCCGCGCCTTTCCCCACCGTCACGTTGGACCTCACTCAGCCACCAAGTGCTAATCCTCTGCTGCAGTACCAGTTACGGCCGCCGGCCGTTGCCTTCCCCAGCGTCGCCCCTGCCACCTTCGCATCAGTCTTCGGCGGCCAGATGCAGTGCTACAACAACCAGTCGACGTTCTCCGGGCTGCAGGTGTCGCCGGAGACTGTAACGGCGGCCACCGCTGCGATAACTAAGGATCCGAACTTCACCGCTGCCCTGACCGCCGCAGTCAGGTCCATCATCAGCGGTAATAATCAGGCCGCCGGCGACGGCGGCGACGACGTCAACGCCGGCCAGAAGTAG
- the LOC121981636 gene encoding transcription factor bHLH144-like — protein MQRNPRYYGDAPPDDAYEYGDYAYDSEGGGGGGGYYNYGATPPQAYGATPVSGYECHDFPAPLNNVEFRPSETCPRNFVIFDQTHHRSQVMFHPSLAHKFGSPGFDACGGGAPRADEAGKSAYRDNDEETEDIDALLSSEEGEEEEDDDDDVVSTGRTLGRWAGVSSQDTACSSQSDSKSKNKQVSSITAGGGSGKREKMKKMVKTLKGIIPGGDRMDTPAVLDEAVKYLKSLKVEAKKLGIKHR, from the coding sequence ATGCAGAGGAACCCAAGATATTACGGCGACGCGCCGCCCGACGACGCATATGAGTACGGAGACTATGCTTATGATTCCGAGGGCGGTGGTGGGGGTGGCGGCTACTACAACTACGGCGCTACGCCACCACAAGCCTACGGCGCCACCCCTGTTTCCGGTTACGAGTGTCATGACTTCCCGGCCCCGCTCAACAACGTTGAGTTCCGGCCGTCGGAGACCTGCCCCAGGAACTTCGTCATCTTCGACCAGACCCACCACAGAAGTCAGGTGATGTTCCACCCCTCGCTCGCCCACAAGTTCGGGTCGCCAGGCTTCGACGCCTGCGGCGGAGGAGCTCCTCGCGCCGATGAGGCAGGCAAAAGTGCGTACAGGGACAATGACGAAGAGACGGAAGACATCGACGCGCTGCTGAGCTCGGAAgagggggaggaggaggaggacgacgacgacgacgtggTCAGCACGGGGAGAACTCTTGGTCGCTGGGCCGGCGTCAGTTCGCAGGACACCGCTTGTTCGTCGCAGTCCGACTCCAAGTCTAAGAATAAGCAGGTTTCTTCGATTACTGCCGGAGGTGGCAGTGGGAAaagggagaagatgaagaagatggtgAAGACGCTGAAAGGAATCATCCCCGGCGGCGATCGCATGGATACTCCTGCTGTTCTTGATGAAGCCGTCAAGTACCTGAAATCGCTGAAAGTGGAAGCGAAGAAGCTAGGAATCAAGCACAGATGA